A stretch of Gemmatimonadota bacterium DNA encodes these proteins:
- the recO gene encoding DNA repair protein RecO: MAIRSSEAIVLNRIPLGDTSLLVTVYARAFGKVKLVARGARQPKSRMASSLQPLRVITVSYNHRENRELQNLSKVEAGPYFRRIGEDLTKVAYASAVCELVNRLVLGEEPGEQLFALIFRTLEAIDQLSADACEMLFWRFQIEFADVYGTGPEFAACLGCGERPEEASVRFSPSLGGVLCRDCQAQDGEAMQLSLGTTRLLSHVREMPLEHLPRLKPVGTSRREIQRAIRAFYLYQMDDGRELKSLKFLESIEEDGRERKP, encoded by the coding sequence ATGGCCATACGATCCTCGGAAGCCATCGTTCTGAATCGAATCCCGCTGGGAGATACCAGTCTCCTGGTCACGGTATACGCGCGTGCGTTCGGAAAGGTGAAGCTCGTGGCCCGCGGGGCGCGGCAACCGAAGAGCAGGATGGCGTCCTCGCTCCAACCGCTTCGCGTGATCACCGTATCGTACAACCATCGCGAGAACCGTGAACTGCAAAATCTCTCGAAAGTCGAGGCGGGACCGTACTTCAGGCGAATCGGGGAAGACCTGACGAAGGTGGCCTATGCCAGCGCCGTATGTGAACTGGTGAACCGGCTCGTCCTAGGCGAAGAGCCCGGCGAGCAACTCTTCGCTCTGATTTTCCGCACGCTTGAAGCGATCGACCAGCTGTCCGCGGACGCGTGCGAAATGCTGTTCTGGCGCTTTCAGATCGAATTTGCCGACGTCTACGGCACCGGTCCGGAGTTCGCCGCCTGCCTGGGTTGCGGGGAGCGCCCGGAGGAAGCCTCGGTCCGGTTCAGTCCGTCCCTGGGCGGGGTCCTGTGCCGGGACTGCCAGGCGCAGGACGGCGAGGCCATGCAGCTCTCCCTGGGCACCACCCGGTTGCTGTCCCATGTTCGCGAAATGCCACTGGAGCATTTGCCCCGGCTGAAACCCGTCGGCACGTCCCGCCGGGAGATCCAGCGCGCCATCCGCGCCTTCTACCTGTACCAGATGGATGACGGGCGGGAGTTGAAGTCGCTGAAATTCCTGGAGTCCATCGAGGAGGACGGGCGGGAACGCAAGCCATGA
- a CDS encoding septum formation initiator family protein, whose amino-acid sequence MTDTGPFKSDSEASSDASAASDASRAFATGRRRLPRKRTRLRWIVLGVIAVVFGYVFIAGDYGWYNMWKLKEQRSRLQADLKEWESRERVLTGELELLEGDAETDDQTRFELERRAREEHGMVREDELIYRFPAETDSAEVDSAETDSTEVRTSDPGR is encoded by the coding sequence ATGACCGATACGGGGCCTTTCAAATCCGATTCCGAAGCGTCGTCCGATGCCTCGGCAGCATCCGATGCCTCGAGGGCGTTTGCGACCGGGCGGCGCCGGCTGCCCAGGAAGCGGACCCGGCTGAGGTGGATCGTCCTCGGCGTGATCGCCGTCGTGTTCGGCTACGTATTTATCGCTGGAGATTACGGCTGGTACAACATGTGGAAACTCAAGGAGCAGCGATCCCGGTTGCAGGCCGACTTGAAGGAATGGGAATCCAGGGAGCGCGTGCTGACCGGCGAACTGGAACTGCTGGAGGGCGATGCCGAGACGGACGACCAAACGCGCTTCGAACTGGAGAGGCGGGCCCGGGAGGAACACGGCATGGTCCGGGAAGACGAGTTGATATACCGATTCCCCGCGGAAACGGATTCCGCCGAAGTAGATTCCGCCGAAACGGATTCCACCGAAGTCAGGACGTCCGATCCCGGCCGCTGA
- a CDS encoding phosphopyruvate hydratase, producing MTDIVSIRGREILDSRGNPTVEAEVRLSCGAFGRAIVPSGASTGAHEAHERRDGDGSRYLGKGVLGAVASVNGEIAAALRGRDGTDLAGVDRAMIELDGSDNKDVVGANAILGVSLAVARAAAEAAGLPLYRYLGGDGACQLPVPMMNILNGGSHADNNVDLQEFMIMPVGASTFAEALRMGAEVFHSLKAVLLKNGYATAVGDEGGFAPDLSSNAEAVEMLKSGISDAGYEPGADVAIALDAAASEFHETGKYRLEAEARPEKTAEELIEYYADLAGRYPVVSIEDGLAEDDWNGWKRLTDRLGDEVQLVGDDLFVTNTGRLSRGIRSGVANSILIKINQIGTLTETFEAIDMAQSSGYTAVISHRSGETEDTTIADIAVAKSAGQIKTGSLCRSERTAKYNQLLRIEEELGDRARYAGRSILRRAS from the coding sequence GCTTCGACGGGCGCCCACGAGGCGCACGAGCGCCGCGACGGTGACGGGTCGCGCTACCTCGGCAAAGGCGTGCTCGGCGCCGTTGCCAGCGTCAACGGTGAGATCGCCGCGGCGCTGCGCGGCCGGGACGGAACCGACCTGGCCGGGGTGGACCGCGCCATGATCGAACTCGACGGTTCGGACAACAAGGACGTCGTCGGCGCCAACGCCATCCTCGGCGTGTCGCTGGCGGTGGCCCGCGCGGCGGCGGAAGCGGCCGGCCTGCCGTTGTACCGGTACCTCGGAGGCGACGGGGCCTGCCAGCTCCCCGTTCCCATGATGAATATCCTCAACGGGGGATCTCACGCCGACAACAACGTGGATCTGCAGGAGTTCATGATCATGCCCGTGGGCGCTTCCACCTTCGCCGAGGCGTTGCGCATGGGCGCCGAGGTCTTCCACAGCCTCAAGGCGGTGCTCCTGAAGAACGGTTACGCGACCGCCGTGGGCGACGAAGGCGGTTTCGCCCCGGACCTCTCATCGAACGCGGAGGCCGTCGAGATGCTGAAGTCGGGCATTTCCGATGCCGGTTACGAGCCGGGCGCCGATGTGGCGATCGCCCTCGACGCGGCGGCTTCGGAGTTCCACGAAACGGGCAAATACCGGCTGGAAGCGGAAGCCCGGCCCGAGAAAACCGCGGAGGAGTTGATCGAATACTACGCTGACCTTGCCGGCAGGTATCCCGTCGTTTCCATCGAAGACGGCCTGGCGGAGGACGACTGGAACGGATGGAAAAGGCTTACCGACCGGCTTGGCGATGAAGTGCAGCTCGTCGGCGACGACCTCTTCGTGACCAACACCGGCCGGCTTTCCCGGGGCATCCGAAGCGGCGTGGCCAACAGCATTCTGATCAAGATCAACCAGATCGGCACGCTGACGGAGACCTTCGAAGCCATCGACATGGCGCAGTCCTCGGGATACACGGCGGTGATTTCCCACCGGTCCGGAGAGACGGAAGACACGACGATCGCGGATATCGCGGTGGCGAAATCGGCCGGCCAGATCAAGACCGGTTCCCTCTGCCGTTCCGAACGGACCGCGAAGTACAACCAGCTGCTGCGGATCGAAGAAGAACTCGGCGACCGGGCCAGGTACGCGGGCCGGTCCATCCTGCGCCGGGCCTCATAG